The following are from one region of the Mycolicibacterium helvum genome:
- a CDS encoding acyl-CoA dehydrogenase family protein, producing MAGLIRDSDEHKAIRESVAGIADRYGQQYFLARGRAGEGIEELWKDLGAAGLLGVHLPEAYGGGGGGMAEAVVVVEELAAHGMPMLIWVISPAICGSIIAIHGSEQMKQRWLPGIADGSQKVAFGLTEPDAGSNSHNVKTTARKTADGWVLSGSKYYISAIDQSDALLVVARDGDLSTPEKSKLSLFVVPTDVKGLTYQQIDTSIVSPDKQFTVFLDEVEIGEDALIGQAGNGLRQVFDGLNPERILVGAICGGVGRFAIEKAVAYAKERTVWSTPIGAHQGIAHPLAESHIAVELSRLATALSAQQFDAGESAGEAANIAKFSASEAALKALDQAIQTHGGNGLSHEYGLSELWFLTRLMRTAPVSREMVLNFVAQTSLGLPRSY from the coding sequence ATGGCAGGACTCATTCGGGACAGCGACGAGCACAAAGCGATCCGCGAGAGCGTGGCGGGCATCGCCGATCGCTATGGGCAGCAGTACTTTCTGGCGCGGGGCCGCGCGGGCGAGGGCATCGAGGAACTCTGGAAGGACCTCGGCGCCGCCGGCCTGCTCGGCGTTCACCTGCCCGAAGCCTACGGCGGCGGCGGCGGGGGTATGGCCGAGGCCGTCGTGGTGGTCGAAGAACTTGCCGCCCATGGCATGCCGATGCTCATCTGGGTGATCTCCCCGGCCATCTGCGGCAGCATCATCGCCATCCATGGCTCCGAACAGATGAAGCAGCGGTGGCTACCCGGGATTGCCGATGGCAGCCAGAAGGTGGCGTTCGGTCTCACCGAACCCGACGCCGGATCCAACAGCCACAATGTCAAGACAACAGCGCGCAAGACCGCTGACGGCTGGGTGCTTTCGGGATCGAAGTACTACATCTCCGCCATCGATCAGAGCGACGCTCTGCTGGTGGTGGCACGCGATGGCGACCTGTCCACCCCGGAGAAGTCCAAGCTGTCGCTGTTCGTGGTGCCGACCGATGTGAAAGGCCTGACCTACCAGCAGATCGATACCTCGATCGTCTCGCCGGACAAGCAGTTCACCGTCTTCCTCGACGAGGTCGAGATCGGCGAGGACGCGTTGATCGGACAGGCAGGCAACGGGCTGCGACAGGTGTTCGACGGATTGAATCCCGAACGAATTCTGGTTGGTGCCATCTGCGGTGGCGTCGGACGGTTCGCCATCGAGAAGGCCGTCGCCTACGCCAAGGAGCGCACGGTCTGGTCGACCCCGATCGGCGCGCACCAGGGCATCGCTCATCCGCTGGCCGAGAGCCACATTGCCGTGGAGCTGAGCCGGCTGGCCACCGCGCTGTCCGCCCAGCAGTTCGACGCGGGCGAGTCCGCCGGTGAAGCGGCGAACATCGCCAAGTTCTCGGCATCCGAAGCCGCGCTGAAGGCACTGGACCAGGCCATCCAAACCCACGGCGGAAACGGTCTCTCCCACGAATACGGGCTCTCGGAACTGTGGTTCCTGACCAGGCTGATGCGCACCGCTCCGGTCAGCCGGGAGATGGTGCTCAACTTCGTCGCGCAAACCTCGCTCGGCCTGCCCCGTTCGTACTGA
- a CDS encoding phytoene desaturase family protein, whose translation MTSAENTFDAVVIGAGAGGLFTAARLTKLGYRTLVVETLDKVGGRASTDDIDGFKVNNGAIVIEVGGITEETCNEVGARFDIREPQPPILYRIAGKDVDVTGGGWGFLLGKLTRQGAKLVKGIGAARNDSGLPEDELSTADWVSKYTKNEGVHGIFRNMCASVFAVGSQDLPARVFLTYFTRKSAFKRFGFHPEGTIGIWRALADAVVANGGQLWLSTPVTKIHKGDGDVVTGIDVIRNGETVRIDAPVVVSDIGPAGTVRLIGEENVPPDYQDLVKKADRPTSMITVNFASQERLVDVPGMLSFAKSRRLAYIANFTDVCPEMAPAGWNLYAGTSVPDNPTGDFDEAAETEFLLQDLRENIEDFDNRARILNIAVTRDEWPPQRAVAGYDLTHDTPFRNLWNVGDGVKEYANGGTTACAETAKLVVDKIVAAHRPAVSR comes from the coding sequence ATGACGTCAGCAGAAAACACGTTCGACGCCGTGGTGATCGGCGCGGGTGCGGGAGGCCTCTTCACGGCCGCTCGCCTGACCAAGCTCGGCTACCGCACACTGGTGGTCGAGACGCTGGACAAGGTCGGCGGTCGGGCCTCCACCGACGATATTGACGGCTTCAAGGTCAACAACGGCGCCATCGTCATCGAGGTCGGTGGCATCACCGAAGAGACCTGCAACGAGGTGGGCGCGCGCTTCGACATCCGTGAGCCGCAGCCGCCGATCCTGTACCGCATCGCGGGTAAGGACGTCGACGTCACCGGCGGCGGCTGGGGTTTCCTGCTCGGCAAGCTGACCCGGCAGGGTGCCAAGCTGGTCAAGGGAATCGGGGCGGCCCGCAACGATTCCGGTCTGCCCGAGGACGAACTGTCCACCGCTGACTGGGTGTCCAAATACACCAAGAACGAGGGTGTGCACGGGATCTTCCGCAACATGTGCGCCTCGGTGTTCGCGGTGGGCTCACAGGATCTGCCGGCCCGGGTGTTCCTCACCTACTTCACCCGCAAGAGTGCGTTCAAACGCTTTGGTTTCCATCCCGAAGGCACCATCGGCATCTGGCGCGCACTGGCCGACGCGGTGGTGGCCAACGGTGGCCAGCTTTGGCTGTCAACGCCGGTGACGAAGATCCACAAGGGCGACGGTGACGTCGTGACCGGGATCGACGTCATCCGCAACGGTGAGACGGTGCGGATCGACGCACCCGTGGTGGTCAGCGATATCGGTCCCGCCGGCACCGTCCGGCTGATCGGCGAGGAGAACGTTCCGCCGGATTACCAGGACCTGGTGAAGAAGGCGGACCGTCCGACATCGATGATCACGGTGAACTTCGCCAGCCAGGAACGTCTCGTCGACGTGCCCGGCATGCTCAGCTTCGCGAAATCGCGCCGACTGGCCTACATCGCGAACTTCACCGACGTGTGCCCCGAGATGGCGCCGGCGGGCTGGAATCTCTACGCGGGCACCTCCGTGCCCGACAATCCGACCGGCGACTTCGACGAGGCGGCCGAAACCGAGTTCCTGCTACAGGATCTGCGGGAGAACATCGAGGACTTCGACAACCGTGCCCGCATCCTCAATATCGCCGTCACCCGCGACGAATGGCCCCCGCAACGTGCCGTCGCCGGCTACGACCTCACTCACGACACCCCGTTCCGGAACCTGTGGAACGTCGGCGACGGGGTCAAGGAGTACGCGAACGGTGGCACCACCGCCTGTGCTGAGACGGCGAAACTGGTTGTCGACAAGATCGTGGCGGCTCACCGGCCGGCGGTGTCGCGCTGA
- a CDS encoding HpcH/HpaI aldolase/citrate lyase family protein, with the protein MTGIAERIAFARSVLFVPGDRPDRFGKAVASGADLVVVDLEDAVGIEDKLAARAAVDQFLGTGVPVAVRINGSATEWFDGDVETVSRRQCAVMVPKAHSVSELEGIADRLSPGTPLIALIETAAGVHAAPAICAVEAVARAAFGSVDLGAEVGVDPALHEPLLYARSALVLASAAAGRPAPLDGVTTDLSSAGPLSADVDHAVRLGFGGKLCIHPGQIAVVNERFSPSPAELEWAHRVTAEASGGKVCVVDGKMVDKPVLDRAARILARAR; encoded by the coding sequence CTGACGGGCATTGCCGAGCGGATCGCGTTCGCCCGCAGCGTCCTGTTCGTTCCCGGTGACCGCCCCGACCGTTTTGGCAAAGCCGTCGCCAGCGGTGCCGATCTCGTCGTCGTGGACCTGGAAGACGCTGTCGGAATCGAGGACAAGCTCGCCGCGCGAGCGGCGGTAGACCAGTTCCTCGGCACCGGTGTGCCGGTGGCGGTTCGGATCAATGGCAGCGCCACCGAGTGGTTCGACGGCGACGTCGAAACCGTGTCACGGCGGCAATGCGCGGTCATGGTTCCCAAGGCGCACAGCGTGTCTGAGCTCGAGGGCATCGCCGACCGGCTATCTCCGGGTACGCCGCTGATCGCGCTCATCGAGACGGCTGCCGGAGTTCATGCGGCGCCGGCGATCTGTGCGGTCGAAGCGGTGGCGCGAGCGGCGTTCGGCAGCGTCGACCTCGGTGCCGAAGTGGGGGTGGACCCCGCGCTGCACGAACCCCTGCTGTACGCCCGCAGTGCCTTGGTTCTCGCTTCGGCGGCGGCCGGGCGCCCCGCACCGTTAGACGGTGTGACGACCGACCTGAGCTCGGCTGGACCGCTTTCCGCGGATGTCGACCACGCGGTCCGGCTGGGCTTCGGCGGGAAGCTGTGTATTCATCCGGGCCAGATCGCGGTCGTCAACGAACGCTTTTCGCCGTCGCCGGCGGAACTCGAGTGGGCACACCGGGTGACTGCCGAGGCCTCCGGAGGCAAGGTGTGTGTCGTCGACGGCAAGATGGTGGACAAGCCGGTGCTGGACCGGGCTGCGCGAATCCTCGCGCGGGCCCGGTGA
- a CDS encoding SCP2 sterol-binding domain-containing protein translates to MGFASSAEVTKYIGGIFESAFVDPEIGPKLEATGIVVAFDFSDPAAMVVIDMANKTVREGLEGGTAPTATMSMTSETGNAYWQGKVNLPLAMAKKKITVEGNVASLLKLAPLGKKLYPSYIERLKADGRDDLLA, encoded by the coding sequence ATGGGGTTCGCCAGCTCTGCAGAGGTAACGAAGTACATCGGCGGAATCTTCGAGTCTGCCTTCGTTGATCCCGAGATCGGTCCCAAGCTCGAGGCCACCGGGATCGTGGTCGCGTTCGATTTCTCGGATCCGGCAGCCATGGTCGTGATCGACATGGCGAACAAGACCGTCCGCGAAGGTCTCGAAGGCGGCACCGCACCGACCGCCACGATGTCGATGACGTCGGAGACCGGCAATGCCTATTGGCAGGGCAAGGTGAACCTGCCGCTGGCGATGGCCAAGAAGAAGATCACCGTCGAGGGAAATGTCGCCAGCCTGCTCAAGCTCGCTCCGCTGGGCAAGAAGCTCTATCCGTCCTACATCGAACGTCTGAAGGCCGATGGCCGGGACGATCTGCTGGCCTGA
- a CDS encoding acyl-CoA synthetase produces MFPGTHAAIAPGRPAVVMAESGQTLTYGELEQHSASIASALHGLGLRRGDVIALLSDNAAEAFEVYWAAIRSGLYIVAVNWHLTADEAAYIINDSQARVLFASAGIRGLAEQIAALTPDVHHRYCYGGDIDAYRPYEVLLDPSFEALSDQPRGAEMLYSSGTTGRPKGVKPVLLDIQVDEPGDPLVGMLAQAFGITADDRYLSPAPVYHAAPLKWCGGVHSLGGTVVLMNSFDATAALRAIQDHRITVTQVVPTMFVRLLQLPDEVRSAFDSSSLRLAVHAAAPCPPDVKQAMISWWGPILVEYYGATEGHGITVVTTDEWLNKRGSVGRAVLGALHVCDDEGVELAPGEIGAIYFERDRAVFDYHNDPEKTASARHPSHDNWSTVGDLGYVDEDGYLFLTDRKAFMIISGGVNIYPQEVENVLALHPKISDVAVIGVPDPEMGEQVKAIAELRSGQIGSDELAAELITYVRDRIAHYKAPKSVDFVDELPRLATGKLAKGKLRQPYLEAHR; encoded by the coding sequence ATGTTCCCAGGAACCCATGCCGCGATAGCCCCCGGTCGGCCCGCTGTGGTCATGGCCGAATCGGGCCAGACCTTGACCTACGGCGAGCTCGAGCAGCACTCCGCGTCGATCGCCAGCGCCTTACACGGACTTGGCCTTCGCCGGGGTGACGTGATCGCACTGCTCTCGGACAACGCCGCCGAAGCGTTCGAGGTGTACTGGGCCGCCATCCGGTCGGGCCTGTACATCGTTGCGGTCAACTGGCATCTCACCGCTGACGAAGCTGCCTACATCATCAACGACTCCCAGGCCCGGGTGCTGTTCGCCTCGGCGGGGATTCGTGGGCTTGCCGAGCAGATCGCTGCGCTCACACCCGACGTTCACCATCGGTACTGCTACGGCGGGGACATCGACGCTTATCGACCCTACGAAGTGCTCCTGGACCCCAGCTTCGAGGCGCTGTCGGACCAGCCGCGCGGAGCCGAGATGCTCTACTCGTCGGGCACCACCGGCCGGCCGAAGGGCGTCAAGCCGGTCCTGCTCGACATCCAGGTCGACGAGCCCGGTGATCCGCTGGTCGGAATGCTCGCCCAGGCCTTCGGTATCACCGCCGACGACCGGTACCTTTCGCCGGCGCCGGTCTATCACGCAGCGCCCCTGAAGTGGTGTGGTGGTGTGCACTCTTTGGGTGGCACCGTCGTCCTGATGAACAGTTTCGATGCGACCGCGGCGCTGCGAGCCATCCAGGATCACCGGATCACGGTGACCCAGGTGGTCCCCACGATGTTTGTTCGCCTGCTGCAGCTGCCTGACGAGGTGCGCAGTGCGTTCGACTCGTCGTCGTTGCGGTTGGCGGTGCACGCCGCCGCGCCGTGCCCACCCGATGTCAAGCAGGCGATGATCAGCTGGTGGGGGCCGATTCTCGTCGAGTACTACGGAGCCACCGAAGGTCACGGCATCACGGTCGTGACCACCGATGAGTGGCTGAACAAGCGTGGTTCGGTCGGGCGTGCGGTGCTGGGCGCGCTGCACGTGTGCGATGACGAGGGTGTGGAACTCGCACCCGGCGAGATCGGAGCCATCTACTTCGAACGTGACCGGGCCGTCTTCGACTACCACAACGACCCCGAAAAGACAGCCAGCGCAAGACACCCCAGCCATGACAACTGGTCCACCGTGGGCGACCTGGGATACGTCGACGAGGACGGCTACCTGTTCCTCACCGATCGCAAGGCGTTCATGATCATCTCCGGAGGGGTGAACATCTATCCCCAAGAGGTCGAGAATGTCCTCGCCCTGCATCCAAAGATTTCGGATGTGGCGGTCATCGGCGTTCCCGACCCCGAGATGGGCGAGCAGGTCAAGGCCATTGCGGAACTGCGTTCGGGACAGATCGGCAGTGACGAATTGGCCGCTGAACTGATCACCTACGTGCGGGACCGCATCGCGCACTACAAAGCCCCGAAGAGCGTCGACTTCGTCGACGAGCTTCCGCGTCTGGCCACCGGAAAGCTAGCCAAGGGGAAACTCCGACAACCATACCTGGAAGCGCACCGATGA
- a CDS encoding cytochrome P450, whose amino-acid sequence MNTETLSPARQYDPVDISPLSFWAKTAEEREESFKILRDERPLSWHKPIEGALMEAEIDGLWVVTRHEDIAYVSKNPQLFCSGQGVMIEAVPEDILDAAQSFLAMDGSQHSVLRRLISSVFTPRQVAKIHDQIQNQAKTIVSDLLETRSGDFVEQVSKRLPMWTIYEMVGLPKESRDEAAHHADGMVSWADADVAAGRESGEVLNESLVGLLTMGLELAEQRRAHPTSDLMSLLVQAEIDGRRLTDEELGAFFVLLSVAGNDTTRNTVTLTTMALQQFPEQRALLHNDFDGHIKRGIEEFVRWASPVMTFRRTATQDTELCGQPVKEGEWVLMMYSSGNRDERVFPNPNQFDITREPNGHIGFGGGGPHFCMGSFLAKMQLEAIFRELIFRAPTLRVGEPEYLVGNFVRAVKSLPYTLD is encoded by the coding sequence ATGAACACCGAAACACTGTCACCCGCACGGCAATACGATCCCGTTGACATCTCTCCGCTGAGCTTCTGGGCGAAAACCGCCGAGGAACGTGAAGAGTCGTTCAAGATCCTGCGTGACGAGCGGCCCCTGAGCTGGCACAAGCCGATCGAAGGCGCGTTGATGGAGGCCGAGATCGACGGCCTCTGGGTGGTGACGCGCCACGAGGACATCGCCTACGTCAGCAAGAACCCACAACTGTTCTGTTCGGGACAGGGCGTGATGATCGAGGCGGTTCCCGAGGACATCCTGGATGCGGCGCAATCGTTCTTGGCGATGGATGGGTCACAGCATTCGGTGCTGCGCCGGCTGATCAGTTCGGTCTTCACCCCACGCCAGGTCGCCAAGATCCATGACCAGATCCAGAACCAAGCGAAGACGATCGTCAGCGATCTGCTCGAGACCCGAAGCGGCGATTTTGTCGAGCAGGTCTCCAAGCGACTGCCGATGTGGACCATCTACGAGATGGTCGGTCTGCCAAAGGAATCTCGTGACGAGGCCGCCCACCATGCCGACGGAATGGTGTCGTGGGCCGACGCCGACGTGGCCGCCGGGCGCGAGTCGGGCGAGGTTCTCAACGAGTCCCTCGTCGGCCTGCTCACCATGGGGCTCGAACTTGCCGAGCAGCGTCGGGCCCATCCCACTTCCGATCTGATGTCCCTGCTGGTTCAGGCCGAGATCGACGGCCGGCGACTCACCGACGAGGAACTGGGGGCGTTCTTCGTGCTGCTGTCGGTGGCCGGGAATGACACCACGCGAAACACCGTCACACTGACGACGATGGCATTGCAGCAGTTCCCGGAACAGCGGGCGTTGCTGCACAACGATTTTGACGGTCATATCAAGCGCGGTATCGAGGAGTTCGTACGCTGGGCGAGCCCGGTCATGACGTTCCGGCGTACCGCGACCCAGGACACCGAACTCTGTGGTCAACCGGTGAAGGAAGGGGAGTGGGTTCTGATGATGTACTCCTCGGGCAACCGGGACGAACGGGTTTTCCCCAACCCGAACCAGTTTGACATCACCCGGGAGCCCAACGGACACATCGGGTTCGGCGGCGGCGGACCGCACTTCTGCATGGGGTCGTTCCTGGCGAAGATGCAATTGGAAGCGATATTCCGGGAGCTGATATTTCGTGCGCCCACCTTGCGGGTCGGCGAGCCGGAGTACCTCGTCGGCAACTTCGTGCGCGCCGTGAAGTCCCTGCCCTACACCCTCGACTGA
- a CDS encoding coniferyl-alcohol dehydrogenase yields the protein MTEFSGKRYVVTGAASGIGHAVAEQLIAAGAEVTSLDRNQPSAVVARHIPVDLANPRNIDAAVESLEGSYDGLMNVAGIPGTAAADLVFAVNSLAVRHLSEAFFERLVPGGAITIVSSTAGFGWPERLDAIRDVLATDTFEEGAAWFKANPQQGNAYNFSKEVTTVYAQMMGLALGQMGFRINAVLPGPVETPILADFEETMGKDTLDGVKDLLGRHADPADIASVVLFLASDAARWVNGQALAVDGGLTGAVSTGVVPKPEF from the coding sequence ATGACTGAGTTCTCGGGAAAGCGCTATGTGGTCACCGGTGCGGCGTCCGGCATCGGCCACGCCGTCGCCGAACAGTTGATAGCGGCGGGAGCCGAGGTGACCAGCCTCGATCGCAACCAGCCCAGCGCGGTTGTGGCGCGGCACATTCCGGTCGACCTGGCCAACCCGCGGAACATCGACGCGGCGGTAGAGAGCCTCGAGGGGTCCTACGACGGATTGATGAACGTCGCGGGCATTCCGGGGACCGCAGCGGCCGACCTGGTATTTGCGGTCAACAGCTTGGCGGTACGCCATCTCAGCGAAGCCTTCTTCGAAAGGCTCGTGCCCGGTGGCGCCATCACCATCGTGTCCTCTACGGCGGGGTTCGGCTGGCCCGAACGTCTGGACGCGATTCGCGACGTGCTGGCGACCGACACCTTCGAAGAGGGCGCAGCCTGGTTCAAGGCCAACCCACAACAGGGCAACGCCTATAACTTCTCCAAAGAAGTCACCACCGTCTACGCCCAGATGATGGGACTGGCACTCGGGCAGATGGGCTTTCGGATCAATGCGGTCCTGCCCGGTCCGGTCGAAACGCCGATTCTTGCCGACTTCGAGGAAACGATGGGCAAGGACACCCTGGACGGGGTGAAGGACCTGCTCGGTCGCCACGCCGATCCTGCCGACATCGCGTCGGTCGTTCTCTTCCTGGCCTCGGACGCCGCCCGGTGGGTGAACGGTCAGGCGCTGGCCGTCGACGGCGGGCTCACCGGCGCGGTCAGTACCGGCGTCGTGCCGAAGCCGGAGTTCTGA
- a CDS encoding aldehyde dehydrogenase family protein, which translates to MTVNVIADSAVGESGETAAADLRRVFATGRTRSLHWRLDQLAGIEALCDEQEPAIARALASDLGRPPVEAWLGDIASTKGEATYARKHLKKWMRRIRQPLPVAQLPGRGWVQYDPLGVVLVIGPWNYPFYLSVAPLVAAISAGNCAVLKPSELAPATSELLTDVLPKYVDDQAFRVIEGDGGTTQNLIAQGFDHVLFTGGTEIGRKIMAAAAPTLTPVTLELGGKSPVIVTADADLDVAARRVAWVKLMNSGQTCIAPDYVLADSAVVDAFTDKVIGYIDKFRSQDRDSGLRIVNRRQFDRLKELIDTTSGTIVAGGRTDVGSLSVEPTVVRDPAPTDAVMTDEIFGPVLPIISVESTTAAVGFVNSRPKPLALYVFTNSRQLGRELVDAIPSGGAVINHVAMHCLVPQLPFGGVGASGMGQYHGRWGFEALSHRRAVLAKSARPDLKLTYPPYTDSAVKIMRRLF; encoded by the coding sequence GTGACAGTCAACGTAATTGCCGATTCGGCGGTCGGCGAGTCGGGTGAAACCGCGGCGGCTGACCTACGCCGGGTCTTTGCGACGGGACGCACCAGATCGCTGCACTGGCGACTTGACCAGCTGGCCGGCATCGAGGCGCTCTGCGATGAACAAGAGCCGGCCATCGCCAGGGCATTGGCATCCGATCTGGGCCGTCCACCGGTCGAAGCCTGGCTCGGGGACATCGCCTCGACCAAGGGCGAAGCGACATATGCACGCAAGCACCTCAAGAAGTGGATGCGACGGATCCGCCAGCCGCTGCCCGTGGCTCAGCTACCCGGTCGTGGCTGGGTTCAGTACGACCCGTTGGGTGTGGTGCTCGTCATCGGCCCGTGGAACTACCCGTTCTATCTGAGTGTGGCTCCCCTGGTGGCCGCGATCTCGGCCGGCAACTGCGCCGTGCTCAAGCCCTCCGAGCTCGCGCCCGCCACGTCGGAGTTGTTGACCGATGTTCTCCCCAAATACGTTGATGATCAGGCTTTCCGAGTGATCGAAGGCGACGGCGGCACCACCCAGAACCTGATCGCTCAAGGCTTCGATCACGTGCTTTTCACCGGCGGCACCGAGATCGGGCGCAAGATCATGGCAGCGGCCGCGCCGACACTGACTCCGGTGACCCTCGAATTGGGCGGCAAGAGTCCGGTGATCGTCACCGCGGATGCCGACCTTGACGTCGCCGCGCGACGGGTCGCCTGGGTGAAACTGATGAATTCCGGCCAGACCTGTATCGCGCCCGACTACGTCCTGGCCGACAGTGCCGTTGTCGACGCCTTCACCGACAAAGTGATCGGATACATCGACAAGTTCCGCTCGCAGGACCGCGACAGCGGGCTGCGCATCGTCAATCGGCGCCAATTCGATCGGCTCAAGGAATTGATCGACACGACCAGCGGAACGATCGTTGCCGGCGGGCGCACCGATGTTGGCTCACTGTCCGTCGAACCGACCGTGGTCCGCGACCCTGCGCCCACCGACGCGGTGATGACCGACGAGATCTTCGGCCCGGTGCTGCCGATCATCAGCGTGGAGTCCACCACGGCCGCCGTCGGTTTCGTCAACTCCAGGCCGAAGCCGCTGGCGCTGTACGTCTTCACCAACTCCCGACAGCTGGGCCGCGAACTCGTCGACGCCATCCCATCGGGAGGTGCGGTGATCAACCACGTCGCCATGCACTGCCTGGTTCCCCAGCTCCCATTCGGTGGCGTTGGTGCCAGCGGAATGGGGCAGTACCACGGCCGCTGGGGCTTCGAGGCCCTCAGCCACCGACGGGCCGTGCTGGCCAAGTCCGCGCGACCCGATCTCAAGCTGACGTACCCGCCCTACACCGACAGTGCCGTCAAGATCATGCGGAGGTTGTTCTGA
- a CDS encoding ferredoxin codes for MIIRVDTTKCAGIGMCEMTAPKVFEVGDDGQAHVIGDPDGDLGVVEDAVSNCPTSALSVEP; via the coding sequence ATGATCATCCGAGTGGACACCACCAAATGTGCCGGAATCGGTATGTGCGAGATGACAGCTCCCAAGGTCTTCGAGGTTGGTGATGACGGTCAGGCACACGTGATCGGCGACCCGGATGGCGACCTCGGCGTGGTCGAGGACGCAGTGTCCAACTGCCCGACGAGCGCTCTCTCCGTCGAGCCCTGA
- a CDS encoding FAD-dependent oxidoreductase encodes MAFVITQNCCTDASCVPVCPVDCIRPVPSPAGETAPMLYIDPRSCVDCGACVEVCPVGAIYHEDELPESQTRFKAINAEYFATEPLTVRPSPANWAPPALGRDQLRVAVVGAGPAACYAISDLVRSPGVQVDVFDRLPTPFGLVRFGVAPDHQRTKDVSQVFETALSSPNVTCFFNVAIGGDLTHEELMASHDAVIYAVGASQARDLGIPGEDLPGSMAASEFVSWYNGHPDHAERQLELDGPRVVVVGNGNVALDVARVLVSNPDQLATTDIAEHALIQLGRGDVREVVVLGRRGAADGAFSVGELLALGSLPGVDIVVEGELGPRPDDHERALKFDIVTEYAQRPRTSADKRIVLRFGSRPTKIVGSERVEGLEVQDATGTALIETAMVLRSVGYRGVPIDGLPFDDDAGVVPNAAGRVLRGGVPVPGVYVAGWIKRGPRGVIGTNRLCARETVTSLLADARAGTLPQPVSADRVDADVLAARGVAVVDLAGWRHIDAAERHQGAAVSRPRVKVVDRVAMLTAAGVTV; translated from the coding sequence ATGGCCTTCGTTATCACGCAGAACTGCTGCACCGACGCGAGTTGTGTTCCGGTATGCCCCGTGGACTGCATTCGACCCGTGCCCAGCCCGGCCGGCGAGACCGCTCCAATGCTGTACATCGATCCGCGGTCATGCGTGGACTGCGGTGCCTGCGTCGAAGTGTGTCCGGTCGGTGCGATCTACCACGAGGACGAGTTACCGGAATCGCAGACCCGGTTCAAGGCGATCAACGCCGAGTACTTCGCCACCGAGCCGTTGACCGTCCGGCCGAGCCCCGCGAACTGGGCGCCTCCCGCCCTCGGACGAGATCAGCTGCGGGTGGCCGTGGTCGGTGCCGGCCCGGCGGCGTGTTACGCCATCTCGGACCTGGTCCGTAGCCCGGGGGTGCAGGTCGATGTATTCGATCGGTTACCAACGCCGTTCGGTCTGGTGCGCTTCGGTGTCGCGCCGGATCATCAACGCACCAAGGACGTCTCGCAGGTGTTCGAGACCGCCCTCTCGAGCCCGAACGTGACGTGCTTTTTCAATGTCGCCATCGGTGGGGACCTCACCCACGAGGAACTGATGGCATCCCACGACGCGGTGATCTACGCGGTAGGTGCCTCGCAGGCACGCGATCTGGGCATCCCCGGTGAGGATCTGCCGGGCAGCATGGCGGCATCGGAGTTCGTGAGCTGGTACAACGGGCATCCCGACCACGCCGAACGCCAACTCGAGCTCGACGGGCCGCGCGTGGTGGTCGTCGGAAACGGCAACGTCGCGCTCGACGTGGCCCGTGTGCTCGTGTCGAACCCCGATCAGCTGGCGACCACCGACATCGCCGAACATGCGCTGATCCAGCTCGGCCGCGGCGACGTCCGTGAGGTTGTCGTCCTGGGCCGTCGCGGCGCGGCGGACGGTGCCTTCTCCGTCGGTGAACTGCTGGCGCTCGGCTCGCTGCCCGGGGTCGACATCGTCGTTGAGGGAGAACTCGGCCCGCGGCCCGACGATCACGAGCGGGCGCTCAAGTTCGACATCGTCACCGAGTACGCGCAGCGACCGCGGACATCGGCAGACAAGCGGATCGTACTGCGCTTCGGCAGCCGGCCCACCAAGATCGTCGGGTCCGAACGCGTTGAGGGCCTTGAGGTTCAGGATGCAACGGGGACCGCGTTGATCGAAACCGCTATGGTGCTGCGGTCGGTGGGTTATCGAGGTGTGCCGATCGACGGCCTGCCGTTCGACGACGACGCCGGCGTGGTCCCGAACGCGGCGGGCCGGGTGCTGCGCGGCGGCGTCCCGGTGCCGGGGGTGTACGTCGCAGGGTGGATCAAGCGCGGGCCCCGAGGTGTCATCGGCACCAACCGGCTGTGCGCCCGCGAGACCGTGACCAGTCTGCTTGCGGATGCTCGTGCCGGAACCCTGCCCCAACCGGTATCAGCGGACCGGGTCGATGCGGATGTCCTCGCCGCACGCGGTGTGGCGGTGGTCGACCTGGCTGGATGGCGCCATATCGATGCCGCTGAGCGGCACCAGGGTGCAGCCGTCTCGCGTCCCCGGGTCAAAGTCGTCGACCGGGTGGCCATGCTCACGGCAGCGGGTGTGACCGTCTAG